ATTAACATTGACCCAAAATACTCCATAAGGTTTTGTCTCCACACCATATTGGGCTTTATAATTATTTTTACCTTGTAGCTTTTCAAAATCTTCTCCTTCGGCAAGATAATGTTGCCAAGCACCAACGCTTGAGCCAATTGGCTTAGCGCTATATTTTTTCTTTTGCAAAAGCGGCAAAACTTCGTCTAATAATTTATCAGTAGCAATTTTGCCCACGCCTTTTTTCTTTGTCCAAACAATGTAGGATACCGGATATTCTGTTTTTTCTCCCTTTTTAAGGATTATTGCCGCAGTTTTATTTGCTGCTCCTTCAAATGGTTGAACAGAAACTAAGTCGTGGGCTTTTAATACTTTAAGATATTTACCTTCTCCTAATTGAAATTTCCTGAATCCTTCACCAGCTCCCTTTGATTTAAAAACTTCTTGCGTTATTAAAAATCCTAATTTTGCACCATCTTTTAAGTAATAATCGGACGAGGCATAAACAAAGAGCATGGAAAAATCAGGACGACTAAATCCGTAAGTTTTTTTAAGTGGGAATAATCTATAATCTTGCCAAAGTTTTAAAGTTGCTTCCCTATACTCTTTAGAGAGAATTTCCCACAATATCCACGGCGGATTGCCGACGACAAAATCAAATTTACCGGCGACCATTGGAGCAAAAGCGTTTTTCAGAAATCTTGCCCAGATGCCATTTTTGTTTTGTTTTTCCAGTTCTAAAATTTGATTGTAAAAATTTTTAACTACTTGCTGATTGGTTGGAAATACTAATCCTTCTTTTTCAAATCTTGCCATCGCTTCATCAACCGAGTATTGATTTTTTGCCATTTCTTCAACAAGTGGCGCAGCAGTTGCCAATAAAAATCCACTGTCTCGTACCCATTCAGCAGGAATTTGAAATTTACCAACAGAAGTTGAAACTTCTAAAAATTCGCCAAAAAGATTTCCTGTAGTTCGTGTCGGCGTTAAGACTGAATCACATAAATAAACGGGAATTTCAATATGCCCACCTTTTTCCAATATCTCATTAACCAAATCTCCCATTGCAAAAAGATAATTTACTCTTGAGGCAATAACTGCTAAAGGATTTAAATCAAATCCCCAAATGTTCGCAACAATTCTTTTTGCAATTTCTAAATCCGGCATTTTTTCTTTTTCTCTTCCGTGTTTTATTGCTCGCTGAATAGCCAAAACAAGAAAAGTGCCTGAACCACAAGCCGGGTCCAAAAATCTTTTAAGCGTGTTGCCGTCGTAGCCGACTTCATTGAGTAATAATTCCGCCAGCCAATCAGGCGTGTAATACTCGCCTAAACGATGTCGAACTTCTTTCGGAACTAAATATTGATAAAGTTTTTTAAGAAGGTCGCGGGTTGAAACCGGGTCTAATGTGCTGGTTGCCGGTTCAAATTCAGAAAGAGCGCGGGCAATTTCTCGGATGGCTTCCTTTAATTCCGGCGAATCAAAAGCGGAAAGATACCAGCGGAAGAAGTCACCTTCCAAAAAATTGGTGATTCCCTTTCGGGCGTAAATTCCGCCGTTTTCTATGTCTTCAAGTTGCTGTTCAAGTTCGTCGTCGGATATATGGGCAAGTTGGGAAGCAAGAGACGAGCCAAAAGATGTTTCTCTTAAAGTCAGAAGTTCGGCGGCGATAAGTTTCATTAAAAAAGCAAAATAGGTATGGACGGAAAACAAAAGTTCCTGAAAATCAGTTTCTTTGCCTACTTTGTAAAGTTTTGAAAGCGTTTCCGCTTCTTTTTTCTGATGGCCGCCGGTAAATTGTTCGCCATAAACAATGCCAAACAACCTTTTCCACTCGTTGAAAAATGTGCGGATGTGCGTTTGGTCGCCCCAATATTTAAGAGCATTGGCAAGGGCGGAAACCATTTTTGGGGCAAGCTCGCTTTGAGGACCAAACTTTTGAGCTAAATTTTCGGCGGTAAGAGGAAACCGGGACAAAGCCCGCAGGTGGATTAAAAAAGTTCGGGCGCTTTCCGGATTGAAATCATAAGGACCGCGAATAAGGAATTTGGTTTTGTCGAGCTGTTTGCCGTTTTTATCTTGGTATTGAACAAAGAAAATCTGCTCGCCATCAAAGCCTACCCCAACTAATTGCGTGAGTTTTGTTTCTTTTGCTTCATCGGATAAGTAATTTATCAACTGCTCGTAGGCGTGGTTTATATTTTTTCTTGAAGTAAATGACCTTGGCGGCTCGTATTCAATAATAACTTGTCCATGGACTGCGTCTGATCGACCGCTATAAACTGATTTCTCGTATTTAGGAGTTGATTTAATGTTTAATTCGGTTCTTATCGGCTCTAAAAGTTTTTCAAAACCGATTCTTAAATCTTCCTCGGTTCTGGCTTCATGAAGCAGTTTTTTTGTTCCTAAAACAAGGCTGTCAGCCAACCTGAGAAGCGAATCGTGGTGAAACTCGGTGGCTTGGTTTATCTTACCCTTTTTCATATTTACCCCAATTTAAGCATTAGTGATGGTAACACAATTAAGCATCCGCACTCACGGTTTTTAATTATGAATTTAATCATCAATGAAATAATGTCAAACTCTGTGCCACTTGCCGGGGACTTTTGAGACTATCTCCGATCTCGTGGTGTATTCCGGGTAGCGGGTGTAGACATAGCGGAGGAGGGCGGCAAGGGGGAGGGCGCCGAAGCGGAGAATATCCCGGTCTCATAAGAGCGAGAGCTTCTTTTAGCGAAGACCAAGCACCCAGACACTGTTTGCCCAAGACAGGGTAAAATAGACATATCTACCATCAGGGTGGACCGCAATACCTCGGGGATAGTGGTCTACCACGATCCTTTTGACAACCGTATTGTCAAATGTCCTAATCACCGAAACAATGCCTGAGTACCACCTGTGAGTAACATAGACATAGTTACCAGTGGGTAGTGCCGCAATAGACCAAGGGTAACCTGCGACCGGGATTGTTGCCACTACCGTGTTGTCCGAAGTCCGAATCACCGAGACGGTACTGTCGGTCCAATAGTTGGCAACATAGACATACCTGCCATTGGGCAGTGCGGCAATGCCCGCAGGTTCGTTTCCGACCGGGATGGTTGCCACTACCGTGTTGTCCGTAGTTCGAATTACCGAGACATTGTCTGAGCCCTGGTTAGTAACATACACATACTCACCATTGGGCAGTGCGGCAATGCCCGCAGGTTCGTTTCCGACCGGGATGGTTGCCACTACCGTGTTGTCCGAGGTCCGAATCACCAGGACTTGACTTGGTTCACAGGTAACATAGACATACTCGCCATTGGGCAACGGTGCAATACTATGGGGAACAACTGTGAGCGGGACTGTTGCCGCTACTGTGT
The sequence above is a segment of the candidate division WOR-3 bacterium genome. Coding sequences within it:
- a CDS encoding N-6 DNA methylase, with translation MKKGKINQATEFHHDSLLRLADSLVLGTKKLLHEARTEEDLRIGFEKLLEPIRTELNIKSTPKYEKSVYSGRSDAVHGQVIIEYEPPRSFTSRKNINHAYEQLINYLSDEAKETKLTQLVGVGFDGEQIFFVQYQDKNGKQLDKTKFLIRGPYDFNPESARTFLIHLRALSRFPLTAENLAQKFGPQSELAPKMVSALANALKYWGDQTHIRTFFNEWKRLFGIVYGEQFTGGHQKKEAETLSKLYKVGKETDFQELLFSVHTYFAFLMKLIAAELLTLRETSFGSSLASQLAHISDDELEQQLEDIENGGIYARKGITNFLEGDFFRWYLSAFDSPELKEAIREIARALSEFEPATSTLDPVSTRDLLKKLYQYLVPKEVRHRLGEYYTPDWLAELLLNEVGYDGNTLKRFLDPACGSGTFLVLAIQRAIKHGREKEKMPDLEIAKRIVANIWGFDLNPLAVIASRVNYLFAMGDLVNEILEKGGHIEIPVYLCDSVLTPTRTTGNLFGEFLEVSTSVGKFQIPAEWVRDSGFLLATAAPLVEEMAKNQYSVDEAMARFEKEGLVFPTNQQVVKNFYNQILELEKQNKNGIWARFLKNAFAPMVAGKFDFVVGNPPWILWEILSKEYREATLKLWQDYRLFPLKKTYGFSRPDFSMLFVYASSDYYLKDGAKLGFLITQEVFKSKGAGEGFRKFQLGEGKYLKVLKAHDLVSVQPFEGAANKTAAIILKKGEKTEYPVSYIVWTKKKGVGKIATDKLLDEVLPLLQKKKYSAKPIGSSVGAWQHYLAEGEDFEKLQGKNNYKAQYGVETKPYGVFWVNVNQVLSDGNIVISNIPEKGKLKIAKIEERIEKNLIYPALRGADIKRWGIKNEIFILLTHDKNGEPIKEKVLKTNFPRTYGYLTKFKSDLLNINAKSTKRVRQQKAFYAMFGVDEKTISNYKVVWGYMGNDIIASVVSSIKTHFGYKNLIPLYTTCFFATDSEPEAHYLCAIINSNPVRDFIKSFSSAGRGFGTPSVMEHVGIPKFDPKNPLHQKLSEISKKCHQLKLEGKEKEIEKLEKENDRLVKRLFGIKEKSAS